The following proteins come from a genomic window of Nicotiana tomentosiformis chromosome 12, ASM39032v3, whole genome shotgun sequence:
- the LOC138903391 gene encoding uncharacterized protein: MPALPFPQNLYREKLNKQFVRFLDMLGQVNVNLPFTDVLSQIPAYAKFLKEILTKKRKIEETSVSLCDSDASINLMPLSIYRKLEKEIGEIRSVPISLQLADQMPITLEGIVEDVLVWVDKFVFSVDFIVVNIEDNKDVPLILGRLYLATGRAILDIHDRKLILRVGQETVTFEMNVATAVKKEKAAASVEWKVKSTKEKAPMIKKDKCGVYPKKAEKKLSAWMCALVLARGMKPDFD, translated from the exons atgcctgctctaccttttcctCAAAATCTCTATAGAGAAAAGCTGAACAAGCAGTTTGTGAGATTTCTAGACATGCTAGGACAGGTTAATGTAAACCTGCCATTCACTGATGTTCTCTCACAAATACCAgcttatgcaaagttcttgaaggagatccttacaaagaagaggaagatagaagagacctcagtg TCTTTATGTGATTCCGAtgcctcaattaatctaatgccattgtctatttataggaaactggagaaggagattggagagataaggtcggtgccaatatctttgcaacTAGCAGACCAAATGCCTATAACACTCGAGGGGATAGTAGAAGATGTTTTGGTAtgggtggataagttcgtattttctgtagattttatagtggtAAATATAGAGGATAACAAGGatgtccccctcatcctaggaagactatatttagcaacgggtagagctatactggatatacatgatagaaaactcattCTTAGAGTGGGTcaggagactgtgacttttgagatgaatgtagcaacTGCAGTGAAAAAGGAAAAGGCAGccgcaagtgttgagtggaaggtgAAGAGTACAAAAGAGAAGGCTCCAATGATTAAGAAAGACAaatgtggggtgtaccccaagaaggctgagaagaagctgtccgcgtggatgtgtgcactagttctgGCGCGTGGAATGAAGCCCGACTTCGACtga
- the LOC104086595 gene encoding UDP-glucosyltransferase 29-like, translating to MEESQRNSLKVLMVPWLAHGHATPFFELAKRLSKCNFYVYFCSTPIILNFLKKSQSNFFSNNHSNTKIQLIELHLPSTLELPLEYQTTKGLPRHLFPILLNSFKTAGPIFSNIVPTLNPDLIIYDIFQNWAPKIASSLHIPAVSYIILGATTASFFYHLYAFDGTKDFPFPEIFLPRYELEKLYSENASMTKFIDDIFASSGVAMSQDIILINNWKCTETKYMEYFSILTKKNVISVGPLIGKTESRVEDSEDIIQWLDKKDPSSTLYVAFGSECVVNKEEIEEIARGLELSNVNFLWVVNFSLDEKISGIDEILPEGYNERVKEKGRIVTKWAPQAKILRHSNIVGFLNHCGSNSILESLHFGVPIIAMPVLVDQFIATRYMVELGVGLEVKRDQNGKVKAEEIAKAIKNVIVEKKGEELREKSRELSEKMKREEGKEIDEAVIELQKLCLKNS from the coding sequence ATGGAGGAAAGTCAAAGAAACTCTCTCAAAGTTCTAATGGTTCCATGGTTAGCACATGGCCATGCAACCCCATTTTTTGAACTTGCCAAAAGACTATCCAAATGCAATTTCTATGTATACTTTTGTTCAACTCCCATTATCCTTAATTTCCTCAAGAAAAGCCAATCCAATTTCTTCTCAAATAATCATTCAAACACAAAAATCCAACTTATAGAGCTTCACTTGCCATCTACACTTGAACTTCCCCTAGAATATCAAACAACCAAAGGCTTACCTAGACATCTTTTTCCAATTCTCTTGAATTCTTTTAAAACGGCAGGTCCAATTTTTTCTAATATAGTACCAACTCTCAATCCAGATTTGATCATATATGACATTTTCCAAAATTGGGCACCAAAAATAGCTTCGTCGTTACATATTCCTGCTGTTAGCTATATCATTCTTGGAGCAACAACAGCTTCATTTTTCTATCATCTTTATGCATTTGATGGCACGAAAGATTTTCCATTTCCAGAAATTTTTCTACCTCGTTACGAGTTAGAAAAATTATACTCCGAAAATGCATCCATGACGAAATTCATAGATGACATTTTTGCTAGTAGTGGGGTTGCAATGTCACAAGATATCATTTTGATCAACAATTGGAAGTGCACTGAGACTAAGTACATGGAATATTTCTCAATTTTAACTAAGAAAAATGTTATTAGTGTCGGTCCGCTAATAGGGAAAACAGAGAGCAGAGTGGAGGACTCTGAAGATATCATACAATGGCTAGACAAAAAGGATCCATCTTCAACTTTGTATGTAGCCTTTGGTAGTGAATGTGTTGTGAACAAGGAAGAAATCGAAGAAATAGCTCGTGGACTCGAGCTTAGTAATGTAAATTTCTTATGGGTTGTTAATTTTTCATTAGATGAGAAGATTAGTGGTATCGATGAGATTCTTCCAGAAGGATACAACGAACGTGTGAAAGAAAAGGGAAGGATTGTGACCAAATGGGCACCTCAAGCAAAAATACTAAGGCATTCTAATATTGTTGGATTTCTAAATCATTGTGGATCAAATTCTATATTAGAAAGTTTGCATTTTGGGGTGCCTATAATTGCTATGCCAGTGCTTGTTGATCAATTTATAGCTACAAGATATATGGTGGAACTTGGTGTTGGTTTGGAAGTGAAGAGAGATCAAAATGGAAAAGTGAAAGCAGAAGAGATAGCAAAAGCTATAAAGAATGTAATAGTGGAGAAGAAAGGGGAAGAGTTAAGAGAGAAATCAAGGGAATTGAGTGAGAAGATGAAAAGGGAAGAAGGTAAAGAGATAGATGAAGCTGTGATTGAGCTTCAAAAGCTTTGTTTGAAGAATTCTTAA